A region of the Sideroxydans lithotrophicus ES-1 genome:
CAAGTCCCCCATGGTCGGCAGTTTCTACCGTTCCCCGTCCCCCGGCGCCAAAGCGTTCGTGGATATCGGTCAATCGGTCAACGCAGGCGACACCCTGTGCATCATCGAAGCGATGAAGCTGCTGAACGAGATCGAATCCGACAAGGCCGGCGTGATCAAGGCCATCCTCGTGGAAAACGGCCAGCCGGTTGAGTTTGGTCAACCATTGTTCATCATAGGGTGAAATCATGATTAAAACTTACACCAATACCATGACCGTTTCGGCGGAGACTAACGTGAACGAAGGGAACGTTAAGGCGCAAAGCGCCGGCCGTAACCAAAACGGCCAGCCGGTCGGGTTCGGTCAACCCCTGTTCATCATTGGCTAAATCATCATGGCCGTATTTACGCGCAAGCCCAGAACAGCCGCACCGCCGGAGACACCCGTTATGTTTGAAAAGATCCTTATAGCCAATCGAGGCGAGATCGCGCTGCGTATCCAGCGCGCCTGCCGCGAAATGGGCATCAAGACCGTCGCGGTGCATTCCGAAGCGGATGCCGAAGCCAAGTATGTGAAGCTGGCGGACGAGTCCGTCTGTATCGGCCCGGCCCCCTCCAGCCAGAGTTACCTGCATGTCCCGGCCATCATCAGCGCCGCGGAAGTGACCGATGCCCAGGCCATCCATCCCGGTTACGGCTTCCTGTCCGAAAATGCCGATTTTTCCGAGCGCTGTGAAAAATCAGGTTTCGTGTTCATCGGTCCGCGCGCCGAGACCATCCGCCTGATGGGCGACAAGGTTTCCGCCAAGAACGCCATGAAGAAGGCCGGTGTACCCGTGGTACCCGGCGTGGACGGTGCCCTGCCGGACGATCCGGCCGAGATCATGCGTATCGCCAAATTCATCGGCTACCCGGTCATCATCAAGGCGTCGGGCGGCGGCGGCGGACGCGGCATGCGCGTGGTGCACACCGAAGCCGCTCTGCTCAACGCGGTGACCATGACCAAGACCGAAGCGCAGGCCGCATTCAACAACCCCATGGTGTACATGGAGAAGTTCCTCGAGAACCCTCGCCACATCGAGATCCAGGTGCTGGCCGACCAGCACGGCAACGCGGTGTTCCTGGGCGAGCGCGATTGCTCCATGCAGCGCCGCCACCAGAAAGTCATCGAGGAAGCGCCGGCTCCGCATCTGAACACCAAACTGCGCGACAAGATCGGCGAACGTTGTGCGGAAGCCTGCCGCAAGATCGGCTACCGCGGCGCCGGCACCTTCGAGTTCCTGTACGAGAACGACGAGTTCTACTTCATCGAGATGAACACACGCGTGCAGGTCGAACATCCGGTCACCGAGATGATCACCGGCATCGACATCGTACAGCAGCAGATCCGCATCGCCGCCGGCGAGAAGCTGCCGTTCCGCCAGAAGGACATCCAGTTCCGCGGCCATGCCGTCGAGTGCCGCGTCAACGCCGAGCATCCTTACACCTTCGTGCCCTCGCCCGGACGCATCACCAACTGGCATGTACCCGGCGGCCCCGGCAT
Encoded here:
- the accB gene encoding acetyl-CoA carboxylase biotin carboxyl carrier protein is translated as MDLRKLKTLIELVESSGIAELELTEGEEHVRISRSSSVAAPMQQFYAAAPQATAPAAAVSAAPAAPAAPEGHVVKSPMVGSFYRSPSPGAKAFVDIGQSVNAGDTLCIIEAMKLLNEIESDKAGVIKAILVENGQPVEFGQPLFIIG
- the accC gene encoding acetyl-CoA carboxylase biotin carboxylase subunit, which produces MFEKILIANRGEIALRIQRACREMGIKTVAVHSEADAEAKYVKLADESVCIGPAPSSQSYLHVPAIISAAEVTDAQAIHPGYGFLSENADFSERCEKSGFVFIGPRAETIRLMGDKVSAKNAMKKAGVPVVPGVDGALPDDPAEIMRIAKFIGYPVIIKASGGGGGRGMRVVHTEAALLNAVTMTKTEAQAAFNNPMVYMEKFLENPRHIEIQVLADQHGNAVFLGERDCSMQRRHQKVIEEAPAPHLNTKLRDKIGERCAEACRKIGYRGAGTFEFLYENDEFYFIEMNTRVQVEHPVTEMITGIDIVQQQIRIAAGEKLPFRQKDIQFRGHAVECRVNAEHPYTFVPSPGRITNWHVPGGPGIRVDSHVYNNYFIPPHYDSMIGKIIAYGDTRDQAIARMRTALSEMVVEGINTNIPLHQELMNDAAFVRGGTSIHYLEHKLAEKSKGK